One Gelria sp. Kuro-4 DNA segment encodes these proteins:
- a CDS encoding CRISPR-associated endoribonuclease Cas6: MGQYVLKGDPAMLQVALDCGIGARNSQGFGCWSRFSPCRRSSVVSRTVEIDTSTNHRVTAFSQAD; the protein is encoded by the coding sequence CTGGGACAATATGTATTAAAAGGTGACCCCGCTATGCTGCAGGTGGCACTCGATTGCGGTATCGGCGCTAGGAACAGCCAGGGCTTTGGATGCTGGAGCCGATTTAGCCCTTGTCGTCGATCCTCAGTAGTGTCAAGAACCGTGGAGATCGACACCAGCACAAACCACAGAGTCACGGCCTTTTCCCAAGCAGACTGA
- a CDS encoding SWIM zinc finger domain-containing protein — MKNGSAQRLTEAAIRELADERSFERGWDYYKDGAVQEPARRRNELYGLCYGSRDEPYRVKVVLEDSGIREAYCTCPRGGFCKHIVALLLTYVHEPEAFSGLDELEAMLARLSKEELVRLIIDLVQCDTSLLAAVRRAVSLSADEVDAAMLRREVQRILRYRDPYDMEEGLQDLLAMAESLAAKGEWVGAGLVYKELLAVLAACYETNLRSMDDDGILAALAGDCVEGLSECLRKSCVDTGTRQAWLAALLEAELADIAVGGVDFGEGAFEVILDLATPEEWPPLEERVRALILQSDGWARDNLVALLVKWNEKHGRHEEARRVIRELGTPKQIMS; from the coding sequence ATGAAGAATGGCAGTGCGCAGCGTTTAACCGAGGCGGCCATCCGCGAACTGGCAGATGAGCGTAGCTTTGAGCGCGGGTGGGATTATTACAAGGATGGGGCCGTCCAGGAGCCGGCACGCCGCAGAAACGAGCTTTACGGATTGTGTTACGGATCGAGAGATGAGCCTTACAGGGTGAAAGTTGTTCTGGAGGACAGCGGTATTCGTGAGGCCTACTGTACCTGCCCCCGCGGCGGGTTCTGCAAGCATATCGTGGCCTTGTTACTCACGTACGTTCATGAACCCGAGGCTTTTTCTGGCTTGGATGAGCTGGAGGCCATGCTGGCTCGCTTGAGTAAAGAAGAACTCGTGAGGCTAATAATCGATCTGGTTCAGTGCGACACCTCTCTCTTGGCAGCGGTGAGGCGGGCGGTCTCTTTGTCTGCCGACGAGGTGGACGCGGCCATGCTGCGCCGGGAGGTGCAGCGAATTTTGCGCTACAGGGATCCCTACGACATGGAAGAGGGTTTGCAGGACTTGCTGGCGATGGCCGAAAGCCTGGCGGCTAAAGGAGAGTGGGTGGGAGCAGGTTTGGTTTATAAAGAGCTGCTGGCCGTCCTGGCCGCCTGTTACGAAACTAATCTGCGCAGCATGGACGATGATGGGATCCTGGCTGCCCTGGCGGGGGACTGCGTGGAAGGTTTAAGCGAATGCTTGAGGAAAAGCTGCGTTGATACGGGCACGAGGCAGGCGTGGCTGGCTGCTCTCTTGGAGGCCGAACTGGCCGATATCGCGGTCGGCGGGGTGGACTTCGGCGAAGGCGCTTTCGAGGTAATTCTGGATCTCGCTACTCCCGAGGAGTGGCCTCCCCTGGAGGAGCGGGTGCGCGCGCTTATTCTCCAAAGCGACGGTTGGGCCAGAGATAATCTGGTGGCTCTCTTGGTAAAGTGGAACGAAAAACACGGCCGGCACGAGGAGGCCCGGCGAGTGATCCGCGAGCTGGGCACCCCGAAGCAGATAATGTCGTGA
- a CDS encoding AbrB/MazE/SpoVT family DNA-binding domain-containing protein, producing MSAPLVRLTSKGQITIPQRVRENLGLKAGDYLTVRLMAMGYV from the coding sequence ATGTCCGCACCGTTAGTGCGCTTAACCAGCAAAGGACAGATCACTATTCCTCAAAGGGTCAGAGAAAACTTGGGCCTGAAGGCGGGCGATTATTTGACCGTCAGGTTAATGGCGATGGGCTACGTTTAA
- a CDS encoding accessory gene regulator ArgB-like protein codes for MSYLGLSRRIAGYLSTRTATRVSEDVLAYAVEVVLLNTANVLVTVFLGLWARALPETLVVMATVAAVRTFAGGAHSASRVRCTMVTGSVFPLLAIASIAVSGLNPALPMGLLTAAFILGIVAMVTFAPVDCPAAPIISQARRKRLKNGSVFMVTLLTGLALVLANRTLGVAISLGILWSAFVLTPAGHKLFQFIDSLGIWWRGGEKK; via the coding sequence ATGAGTTATCTCGGCTTAAGTAGGCGAATCGCCGGATACTTGTCAACACGGACGGCTACACGCGTTTCGGAAGATGTTCTTGCCTACGCGGTCGAAGTTGTGTTATTAAACACGGCTAACGTACTGGTAACAGTCTTCCTTGGCCTCTGGGCCAGGGCACTTCCCGAAACACTTGTTGTCATGGCAACAGTGGCTGCCGTTAGGACTTTTGCAGGTGGAGCACACAGTGCCTCACGTGTTCGGTGTACGATGGTAACAGGTTCGGTATTCCCTTTGTTAGCCATAGCTTCTATAGCAGTTTCAGGGTTGAATCCCGCACTACCGATGGGTCTACTAACTGCTGCCTTTATTCTTGGGATTGTAGCGATGGTTACATTTGCACCGGTGGACTGTCCGGCAGCACCGATTATCTCACAAGCAAGGAGAAAGCGCCTTAAGAATGGTTCGGTTTTTATGGTCACACTTCTTACAGGACTTGCTCTAGTACTGGCAAACCGTACTCTTGGAGTCGCAATAAGCCTGGGCATCCTCTGGAGTGCGTTCGTCCTCACTCCCGCTGGGCATAAGCTATTTCAATTCATTGATTCTCTTGGTATTTGGTGGAGAGGAGGTGAAAAGAAGTGA
- a CDS encoding cyclic lactone autoinducer peptide has translation MNWLLRVAVVGLALVANAASASACYLGHYQPEVPETLRK, from the coding sequence ATGAACTGGCTTCTAAGGGTTGCCGTCGTAGGCCTTGCTCTTGTCGCCAACGCAGCTTCGGCATCCGCCTGTTACTTGGGGCATTACCAGCCGGAGGTTCCCGAGACGTTGCGGAAGTAG
- a CDS encoding diguanylate cyclase: protein MSPELERKKRIHNHIMAMHLGCTFVLMGTVFRYLDLKPQDAHPTFILYFLGLSSLFLVEIFILRDYDESRLGERVRGLLYTLFPTVVAALVLFITGDHVPYAKVVLLLPVLTAGSLAGRGAAYGTGTFAGLALLGYDVWRGTPPAAAANTNFVLLAIIALVAWYAGGLSELEENHRQKLTHLMYTDDLTGVYNQRYLYERLTALDREASALRPLSLVFIDVDNFKYCNDVFGHQQGDRVLAAIGGILQGALEPPAFAARYGGEEFVAVLPGYSTEKAAKVAEKIRRQVEEHPFFTEAKQEEVAITVSCGVASLPTHAPNYKELIKRADHALYEAKSLKKNRVCVYSGVFEDLLGAAEEKEKELINSVQTLVSVINAKDQYTYGHSLRVLRYASDLAKRLHLGTEEARLLRCAAFLHDVGKLEIDRYLLNKVEALTEQDLCTLRQHPRWGSEIVGSIPALREIAGVILYHHENYDGSGYPAKLRGAGIPLPARIIRVADSYDAMTTDRPYRKAMSPQKALEEIRHYAGTWYDPQVVEAFRSLLVGGKGGATLKPSQSAGGEKSATAGI, encoded by the coding sequence GTGAGCCCAGAGCTGGAACGGAAAAAACGTATTCATAATCACATAATGGCCATGCACCTGGGGTGCACGTTTGTTCTTATGGGCACAGTGTTTCGGTACTTGGATCTGAAACCCCAGGATGCGCATCCGACCTTCATCCTTTACTTTCTTGGCTTGTCCTCCCTTTTTCTCGTCGAAATCTTTATTCTCCGCGATTATGATGAATCCCGCCTGGGCGAGCGCGTGCGGGGGCTCTTGTATACGCTTTTCCCTACTGTAGTAGCTGCGCTGGTTCTCTTCATCACCGGGGACCACGTGCCTTATGCTAAAGTGGTTCTCCTGCTGCCGGTGCTCACGGCCGGTTCGCTGGCGGGGCGGGGGGCGGCGTATGGTACGGGAACCTTTGCCGGCTTGGCCCTCTTGGGTTATGATGTGTGGCGGGGGACGCCGCCGGCTGCGGCCGCGAATACCAACTTCGTGCTCCTTGCTATTATCGCCCTTGTGGCCTGGTACGCCGGCGGCCTGTCCGAGCTGGAGGAGAACCACCGCCAGAAGCTGACCCACCTGATGTACACCGACGACCTCACCGGCGTGTATAACCAGCGTTACCTGTACGAGCGCCTGACGGCGTTGGACAGGGAGGCGTCTGCTTTGCGGCCCCTGTCGCTCGTCTTTATCGACGTGGACAACTTTAAGTACTGCAACGATGTCTTCGGGCACCAGCAGGGGGACAGGGTACTGGCCGCTATCGGCGGCATCCTGCAGGGCGCGCTGGAGCCGCCGGCCTTTGCGGCGCGCTACGGGGGCGAGGAGTTCGTAGCGGTTTTGCCCGGCTACAGTACGGAGAAGGCTGCCAAGGTGGCGGAAAAGATCCGACGGCAGGTGGAGGAGCATCCTTTTTTTACGGAGGCGAAGCAGGAGGAAGTGGCCATTACCGTCTCCTGCGGCGTGGCTTCGCTGCCTACGCATGCCCCAAATTACAAGGAGCTCATCAAGCGGGCCGACCACGCGCTCTATGAAGCCAAGTCCCTCAAAAAGAACCGGGTGTGTGTCTACTCCGGCGTGTTTGAGGACCTATTGGGCGCTGCGGAAGAAAAAGAGAAAGAGCTGATAAACTCCGTTCAGACGCTGGTTTCCGTGATCAATGCGAAGGACCAGTATACGTACGGCCATTCGCTGCGCGTCCTCCGGTACGCGAGCGACCTGGCGAAGCGCCTGCACCTGGGCACGGAGGAGGCCAGGTTGCTGCGCTGCGCCGCCTTTCTCCATGATGTGGGGAAGCTTGAAATAGACCGGTACCTCTTGAACAAGGTGGAGGCGCTCACCGAGCAGGACCTCTGCACGCTGCGGCAGCACCCGCGCTGGGGGAGCGAGATAGTGGGCTCCATACCGGCGCTGCGGGAGATAGCGGGGGTTATCCTTTACCATCACGAGAACTACGACGGTTCGGGCTACCCGGCGAAGCTCAGGGGCGCGGGCATTCCCCTGCCGGCGCGGATAATCCGGGTGGCGGACAGCTACGACGCCATGACCACCGACCGCCCCTACCGGAAAGCCATGTCTCCACAGAAAGCGCTGGAGGAGATCCGGCATTACGCAGGTACCTGGTACGACCCACAGGTGGTCGAGGCCTTCCGCAGCCTGCTGGTGGGCGGAAAAGGCGGCGCAACCCTCAAACCATCGCAGAGTGCCGGCGGCGAGAAATCGGCTACGGCAGGGATCTGA
- a CDS encoding type II toxin-antitoxin system HicA family toxin, producing MPPTGATISPTCCGCCSATPTKKSVALLRLKMPPRFRDLKRYLETHGWVLVRNTDHFYYQKVLADGTVLRTRVSHALHKEIPPGQWQAILKYQLKVTEAEFWHGPAVD from the coding sequence ATGCCCCCAACCGGCGCCACCATTTCCCCTACCTGCTGCGGGTGCTGCTCTGCAACTCCGACGAAGAAATCCGTAGCCTTATTGAGGTTGAAAATGCCGCCTAGATTCCGCGATCTGAAGCGTTACTTAGAAACCCACGGTTGGGTCTTGGTGCGGAATACAGACCACTTTTATTATCAGAAGGTCCTGGCCGACGGCACCGTATTGCGGACTAGAGTAAGCCACGCCTTGCACAAGGAGATCCCACCAGGTCAGTGGCAGGCGATTCTCAAATACCAGCTCAAAGTAACTGAGGCCGAGTTTTGGCACGGGCCGGCCGTGGACTGA
- a CDS encoding exoribonuclease R — protein MLPELNLTAARNNFSSLYDQAYREYNPILIKRRRDEEVLMLRRDLVQDTLRAYPLQAQEVQEPDSSVTLVMPVLELVVNGPTRDKAVDELVTELKAYARDFFAQSALFFHAPNRRHHFPYLLRVLLCNSDEEIRSLIEVENAA, from the coding sequence ATGCTACCGGAGCTTAACCTTACTGCTGCCCGGAACAACTTCTCCAGCCTGTACGACCAAGCTTACAGGGAGTACAACCCCATCCTCATCAAGCGCCGGCGGGACGAAGAGGTTCTTATGCTGCGCCGCGACCTGGTGCAGGATACCCTGCGCGCCTACCCTTTGCAGGCACAGGAAGTGCAGGAACCGGACAGCTCAGTCACTCTAGTTATGCCCGTCCTCGAACTGGTGGTCAATGGACCTACCCGCGATAAGGCCGTCGATGAGCTGGTCACCGAACTGAAAGCCTACGCTCGGGACTTCTTTGCGCAGTCGGCGCTCTTCTTCCATGCCCCCAACCGGCGCCACCATTTCCCCTACCTGCTGCGGGTGCTGCTCTGCAACTCCGACGAAGAAATCCGTAGCCTTATTGAGGTTGAAAATGCCGCCTAG
- a CDS encoding MFS transporter, translating into MQGCAVEEQGVGAGQNGMLLIRTVALLALGALLMYADRTTLYPMLKVIGEGFGLSGTATGAITSTYFFLYVAMQVPAGLLGDRLGLKRVLAGFFALGGVALLLLGLLARSYALLVLLVGLHGVGMGAVYPTSYGINIGTVPKERRGLASAVINSGMSVGTALGLAFSGPLYLWSGNFRLPFLVPAVPTLIAPVLFWRGLPEVRKARPRGAAGNAGFSLGQILRDRDLWALNLAAFCSGYGFWVALTWGPSFFATERGLSIAGAGALTALPAVSAIPAALYVGRLSDRVGRRRLTLLLYPLAALAIFALAYVRSLPALITLLIIYGLIGRTVSDTIVISWFGDHASRKVPQALGAAVGVFNLIGMSSAIVAPLVSGVVKDLTGSLTGAFYLGAVVVLVGMGFGALAEEA; encoded by the coding sequence ATGCAAGGGTGCGCAGTTGAGGAACAAGGGGTGGGTGCGGGTCAGAACGGCATGCTGCTCATCCGCACAGTAGCACTTCTGGCGCTGGGCGCGCTCCTTATGTATGCGGACCGGACTACGCTCTACCCCATGCTGAAGGTAATTGGCGAGGGTTTCGGCCTTTCCGGGACGGCTACCGGGGCGATAACCAGCACTTATTTCTTTCTTTACGTGGCCATGCAGGTGCCGGCCGGGCTCCTAGGCGACCGGCTGGGGCTGAAGCGCGTGCTGGCCGGGTTCTTCGCTTTGGGGGGAGTTGCGCTCCTTTTGCTCGGCCTTTTGGCGCGGAGCTACGCACTCTTGGTGCTCCTTGTGGGGCTGCACGGGGTGGGCATGGGAGCCGTGTACCCCACGTCTTACGGCATCAACATCGGCACGGTGCCGAAGGAGCGGCGGGGCCTGGCCTCGGCGGTGATCAACTCCGGGATGTCGGTGGGCACGGCGCTGGGGCTTGCCTTTTCCGGCCCCCTTTACCTCTGGTCCGGAAACTTCCGGCTGCCCTTCCTGGTGCCGGCGGTGCCCACGCTTATCGCGCCGGTGCTCTTTTGGCGCGGCCTGCCGGAGGTGCGAAAGGCCAGGCCCAGGGGCGCAGCAGGGAACGCCGGGTTTTCTTTGGGGCAGATCCTGCGCGATAGGGACCTCTGGGCGCTGAACCTGGCGGCCTTTTGCTCGGGCTACGGCTTCTGGGTGGCCCTCACCTGGGGCCCGAGCTTCTTCGCCACGGAGCGGGGCCTGAGCATCGCCGGCGCGGGGGCGCTCACGGCCCTGCCGGCCGTCTCGGCCATACCGGCGGCGCTCTATGTAGGCCGGCTGTCGGACAGGGTGGGGCGGCGGCGACTGACGCTTCTACTCTATCCGCTGGCGGCGCTCGCCATTTTCGCCCTGGCGTACGTGCGCTCGCTGCCGGCCCTGATTACGCTCCTTATCATCTACGGGCTTATCGGCCGCACGGTCTCGGACACCATCGTGATCTCCTGGTTCGGGGACCATGCCTCCCGCAAGGTGCCGCAGGCGCTGGGCGCCGCGGTGGGGGTGTTCAACCTCATCGGCATGTCATCGGCCATTGTAGCGCCCCTCGTGAGCGGGGTGGTGAAGGACCTCACCGGGAGCCTTACCGGAGCATTTTACCTGGGAGCGGTAGTGGTGCTGGTGGGCATGGGATTTGGAGCTCTGGCTGAAGAGGCCTGA
- a CDS encoding Mur ligase family protein codes for MRRLRTWLAVLTGKVTLALCLLLSRFRTGWGGTSLPGLAARKVDPSILGHLRSCCQQVVLITGTNGKTTTTALLAGLLRADREVEVVTNGEGANMLAGITTALLKTQPLLLARRGRQTGYCRRVAVLEVDEGSLEALSNEIGPVDVVLVTNLFRDQLDRYTEVAVLANHMARGLKAWPDAQLVLNADDPMVASFAVGRSRVVYYGVAGAAGGSSVAASGGEQEANDTVLCPHCQRPLSFTQRNYSHLGYFRCPGCGFARPPAQYEAELLKPTTAGAGTSFRLRLPGEREITLQAHLPGLYNVYNMTAALATAAELGLPLEGALPKRLARFAGPPGRAERFHWPAVGKEATLVLVKNPAGLSQALRTVLAGGKGNTPPATLVLAINDLAADGRDVSWLWDVDFSALAVAGNTSVVCSGRRAGDLAVCLKYHGVAPERLCVLPDLEESVRVGLKGTGRHFAVLCTYTNLAAYRRILLRQGGISSETANRPPLPRAS; via the coding sequence GTGCGGCGTCTGCGGACCTGGCTGGCTGTTCTAACTGGAAAAGTGACGTTGGCCCTCTGCCTACTGCTGAGCCGCTTTCGGACCGGGTGGGGCGGCACCTCGCTCCCCGGCCTGGCGGCCAGAAAAGTAGACCCAAGCATCCTCGGTCACCTCAGGAGCTGCTGTCAGCAGGTGGTGCTCATCACCGGTACCAACGGCAAAACCACTACCACCGCCCTGTTGGCAGGACTGCTTCGAGCAGATAGGGAGGTTGAGGTTGTCACCAATGGCGAGGGCGCTAACATGCTGGCCGGAATCACCACTGCTCTCCTTAAGACCCAGCCTTTGCTGTTGGCCCGGCGTGGGCGGCAGACAGGGTACTGCCGACGTGTTGCCGTGCTGGAGGTGGACGAGGGGAGCCTCGAGGCGCTAAGTAACGAGATAGGACCTGTGGATGTGGTGCTAGTGACCAACCTTTTCCGCGACCAACTCGACCGTTACACCGAGGTGGCTGTCTTAGCCAACCACATGGCGCGCGGCCTTAAAGCCTGGCCGGACGCTCAATTGGTGCTCAACGCGGATGACCCAATGGTGGCCAGCTTTGCGGTGGGGCGCAGCAGGGTCGTGTACTACGGCGTTGCTGGGGCAGCCGGAGGCAGTAGTGTTGCCGCGTCAGGCGGTGAACAGGAGGCCAACGATACGGTACTATGTCCCCACTGCCAACGTCCACTCAGCTTTACCCAGCGCAACTACAGCCACTTGGGTTATTTTCGCTGCCCTGGCTGTGGGTTCGCCCGGCCACCAGCGCAGTACGAAGCCGAGCTCCTTAAACCAACAACTGCGGGAGCCGGCACCAGCTTTAGGCTGCGCCTGCCAGGAGAGCGGGAGATCACCCTGCAGGCTCATCTTCCTGGTTTGTACAATGTTTACAACATGACGGCCGCCTTGGCGACCGCGGCCGAGCTCGGCCTGCCGCTTGAAGGGGCATTGCCCAAGCGACTGGCGCGTTTTGCGGGTCCACCCGGCCGAGCGGAAAGGTTCCACTGGCCGGCGGTAGGCAAGGAAGCGACGTTGGTATTAGTGAAAAACCCGGCTGGACTAAGCCAGGCGCTGCGCACAGTGTTAGCCGGTGGGAAGGGAAACACGCCTCCCGCTACCCTGGTGCTGGCAATCAACGACCTAGCGGCCGATGGACGCGATGTTTCCTGGCTGTGGGATGTGGATTTCAGCGCGCTGGCCGTTGCCGGGAACACCTCCGTTGTTTGCAGCGGCCGGCGGGCCGGCGACCTAGCTGTTTGCCTCAAGTACCACGGGGTGGCGCCCGAGCGGCTGTGTGTGCTTCCCGACCTAGAGGAAAGCGTGCGCGTAGGGCTCAAAGGTACGGGACGTCACTTTGCCGTTCTTTGCACCTACACGAATCTGGCTGCCTATCGCCGCATTCTGCTGCGCCAAGGAGGCATAAGCAGTGAAACTGCGAATCGCCCACCTTTACCCCGGGCTTCTTAA
- a CDS encoding type 1 glutamine amidotransferase produces the protein MKLRIAHLYPGLLNLYGDRGNILVLTQRAKWRDLDVEVDELSLGDVLPAGAYDLLFLGGGPDQEQSIVGQDLQQKAAALLESVEDGAVLLSICGGYQLLGQYYRTRAGEEIPGIGLFSVYTEAGTRRLEGNIAVSVPFLQAACPVIGFENHSGQTFFLSDTASRGEETTLPLGHVLFGFGNNASEGLEGARYKNAFGTYLHGPLLAKNPHLADYLLTLALARRYGPVRLAPLTDTLEYQANSAVYQRYRPGWWARLLRQRRGPRPTLLDRRH, from the coding sequence GTGAAACTGCGAATCGCCCACCTTTACCCCGGGCTTCTTAACCTTTACGGTGACCGGGGAAACATCCTGGTCCTGACGCAGCGCGCCAAGTGGCGGGATCTCGATGTAGAAGTAGACGAGCTCTCCTTAGGTGATGTTTTACCTGCCGGTGCGTACGATCTTCTTTTTCTCGGTGGAGGCCCCGACCAAGAGCAGTCAATTGTCGGGCAGGATTTGCAGCAAAAGGCTGCCGCACTGCTAGAGTCTGTGGAGGATGGGGCGGTGCTCCTCAGCATCTGTGGCGGTTACCAACTCCTCGGCCAGTACTATCGGACGCGTGCGGGGGAGGAAATACCGGGAATCGGTTTATTTTCTGTTTATACTGAGGCTGGTACCCGCCGCCTGGAGGGTAACATTGCCGTTAGCGTGCCCTTCCTTCAGGCGGCCTGTCCAGTGATTGGGTTTGAGAACCACTCAGGACAGACTTTCTTTCTGAGTGATACGGCAAGCAGAGGGGAGGAGACCACCCTTCCCTTGGGCCACGTTTTGTTCGGCTTTGGCAACAACGCATCAGAGGGGTTGGAAGGCGCCCGCTACAAAAACGCCTTTGGGACGTACCTGCACGGGCCGCTTCTGGCCAAGAATCCCCACCTTGCGGACTACCTTTTGACTTTGGCCCTGGCGCGCCGGTATGGCCCGGTGCGTCTGGCACCGCTCACCGATACGTTGGAGTACCAGGCCAATAGTGCGGTTTACCAGCGGTACCGCCCCGGCTGGTGGGCGCGCCTGCTGAGACAACGGCGGGGACCGAGGCCGACGCTCCTCGACCGGCGACACTAA